From a single Ciconia boyciana chromosome 4, ASM3463844v1, whole genome shotgun sequence genomic region:
- the RPL17 gene encoding large ribosomal subunit protein uL22, which yields MVRYSLDPENPTKSCKSRGSNLRVHFKNTRETAQAIKGMHIRKATKYLKDVTLKKQCVPFRRYNGGVGRCAQAKQWGWTQGRWPKKSAEFLLHMLKNAESNAELKGLDVDSLVIEHIQVNKAPKMRRRTYRAHGRINPYMSSPCHIEMILTEKEQIVPKPEEEVAQKKKISQKKLKKQKLMARE from the exons ATGGTGCGCTATTCTCTGGATCCGGAGAACCCCACGAAAT catgcAAGTCACGGGGATCCAACCTGCGAGTGCATTTCAAG AACACTCGTGAGACTGCCCAGGCTATCAAGGGCATGCACATCCGCAAGGCCACCAAGTACCTGAAGGATGTCACCTTAAAGAAGCAGTGTGTTCCCTTCCGTCGCTACAACGGAGGAGTCGGTAGATGTGCCCAG GCCAAGCAGTGGGGCTGGACGCAGGGACGCTGGCCTAAGAAAAGCGCAGAGTTCTTGCTGCACATGCTCAAAAATGCGGAGAGCAATGCTGAGCTCAAG GGTCTTGATGTGGATTCTCTGGTCATCGAGCACATCCAGGTCAACAAGGCTCCCAAAATGCGCAGGCGCACCTACAGAGCGCACGGTAGGATCAACCCCTACATGAGCTCTCCCTGCCACATCGAGATGATCCTCACCGAGAAGGAGCAGATTGTTCCCAAGCCAGAGGAAGAAGttgctcaaaagaaaaag atatcccagaagaagctgaagaagcaAAAGCTGATGGCTCGGGAGTAA